In the Sediminibacter sp. Hel_I_10 genome, one interval contains:
- a CDS encoding 3TM-type holin, producing MNEIIKILVGVLDSSDFWDLFKGNKQKQREFIERLTEQMRQSDMLQVELNKVEANHKSIFVAGWRPFIGWVCGSALAYNFILQPLLEFVLSASGVTVSPPELEIGQLITIVLGMLGMAGYRTYEKYKSVDTKNMKS from the coding sequence ATGAATGAAATCATAAAAATATTGGTCGGGGTTCTTGATTCTTCGGATTTTTGGGATTTGTTTAAAGGTAATAAGCAAAAACAACGTGAGTTTATTGAGCGTTTAACAGAACAGATGCGACAATCTGATATGTTACAAGTTGAGTTAAACAAAGTAGAGGCTAATCACAAATCTATTTTTGTTGCGGGTTGGCGTCCTTTTATCGGTTGGGTGTGTGGTTCTGCTCTTGCATACAATTTTATCCTTCAACCTTTGTTAGAGTTCGTTCTAAGTGCCTCAGGTGTTACCGTTAGCCCTCCTGAATTAGAAATAGGTCAATTAATTACTATTGTATTGGGTATGCTCGGGATGGCGGGCTATCGTACATATGAAAAATATAAAAGTGTTGATACTAAAAATATGAAATCTTAA